The sequence below is a genomic window from Gemmatimonadota bacterium.
GCACCGACTTGTTCCATAGGCCAGTACGGTGCGTCCTGGTGCCAGTTGGTTGCCTTGCTCTGTTCACCGCCGGGCTTGATCAGTCCATGGTCATGGTAGATGACCAGGCGCTTGCACTTCGATATCTTCCGGGCGATCTCCGCCAACCGCGCGTCAAACGAGTATTTCCGGATGACCTCGTAATCGACCCACAGGTTGACCATCTGGTTGAATACGCGGTTGTAATCGTCGTCCGTCTCGCCTCCACCACCCAGTATGCGTGCTCTCTTCTCCTCGACCGTCTTGTCCAGCGCGTCGGCCAGTTCCGCGATTTCCCGCTTCGAGAAAAACCCCGGAATCCGGAGAAAGCCATTCTCCTGAAAGAACTCAACCTCTTCGGCACCAATGTGATTTGGATTCATAAATCTGAAGAACCCGGGGATTGGATCGAATAACTCATATATAGTCCAAGCCCATACAAATCAACAACAATAAACATTTCAGTGCAGAATTTCGCACGAATAACGTAAATTAACTTACGGGCAAGAAATTTCAACCCTTTTTAACATCTCAAGGGTTTTATTCGACTTTACGGCGCGTGGTCGAAACCGGTACGGCAACCGGCCGCGACCGGTACGGCGCCTGGCCGGAATCGCTACATCCACCATCGTTCAACCCAGAGGAGCGCACTATGTCGACGGACCGCTACCGGATCGGCGTCCAGGACTATATCGACTATCACCGCGAAGGCTTCCTCGTCGTCCGCGGACTGGTGTCAGGTGCGGAAGTGGAAGATATACGCCGCCATACCGAAGTACTGATGCAGGGAAGGATTACCATCGAAGGGGTCGATCCACCGCCTCCCGGATTGACGTCCGAACAGATGGGACAGCACTGGCTGCGCATTCATATGCTTCACCGGAAGCACGCGCTGCATGAGCGGTATCTGCTGCAACCCCGTATCCTGGACGTACTCGAAGCCCTGATCGGTCCGGACGTGCTGGCACTTCAGACCATGTTGTTCCTGAAGCCACCCGGCCGCGAAGGCCAGGGTTTTCACCAGGACTCTTACTACATACCCACCTATCCCGACACGCTGATCGGTTCCTGGCTGGCCGTGGATCCCGCGGATGAAGAAAACGGCTGCATGATGGTCATACCGGGATCGCATTCTGAACCGATTTATCCGGACGAAGACAAGCTGGGCCAGAACCACACCGACGGCGCCATTGGGGACCTTCGGATCATCGAGGGTGCCAGCGCGACGGATGAATCCCTGAACGGACTGGCCCCTGTCGCCGGGAAGTATGCCGGTCGCGAGGTGGCCGCGCGGATGGAGCCGGGGGATGCCCTGTTCTTTCACGGCCACCTTCTGCACCGGTCGCACGAGAACCGGACCGGGACGCGGTTCCGCCGGGCTTTCGTGGGCCATTACTGCAACGCGAGGTCCTGGGTGCCGTGGAACCATGGCGCCGATTTCGAGGGGCCGACCGCGAATCACCTCCACATCCTCGCCCGCGGAAACTCCCATCTGCCCTTCGCCCTGCCGAAGTTCGGTACGCCATGCGACGCGCTCAGTCCCAGGGAGACGGCCCTGGGCATGCGTCCGGCGCGCATGATGGGCGACATGCCTGCGTCGTCCGTGAAGGGCGTCATGGTACCGCGTTGACCGATCCGACATCAGTCCGTGGGGCGGAAAGACTACGCGCCGAAGAGGGTCCGTGCCCGGTGGATGGCTGCGATCATGGTATCGATTTCATCTGAGGTGTTGTAGAAATAGAGGCTTGCCCGCGCGGTAGCGCCGTAGGACGTCCCGAGCCGGCGCATGAGGGGTTGCGCGCAGTGGTGCCCGGCGCGAATGGCGATGCCATGGCGGTCCAGCACCGTCGACAGGTCGCTGGGGTGCATGTTGTCCAGGTTGAAGGAGATCGCCCCTCCCCGGCCCGGCGCGTGACCGTAGACCGTCAGGCCGTCGATTTCCTCGAGCCGCTCGATCGTGTAGTCCGTCAGCGCTCTTTCGTGGGTGTGTATTTGATCCATCCCGACGGCGGAGAGGTAGTCCACCACATCGCTGAAGACGATAGCGTGGGCGATGTTGGGGGTTCCCGCCTCGAATTTCTCCGGGATGTCCGCGCTGGTGAACCCATCGAGCCGGACTTCGTCGATCATCGAACCCCCGCCCATGTAGGGCTCCATCGCCTCGAGCAATTCCTGCCGGCCGTATAGTCCGCCGATGCCGGTCGGACCGCACATCTTGTGGCCGGAAAACGCAAAGAAATCGCAGCCCAGACGCGCCGCGTCCACCGGCATGTGCGGCACGCTCTGCGCAGCGTCCACGAAGACCAGCGCACCGGCGTCGTGAGCTCTTTCCACGACGGCTTCGATGGGATTGACGGTGCCCAGCACGTTCGACATGTGCGCGATGGACACGATGCGCGTCCGCTCCGTGATCAGATCGTCCGCCTGGTCCATGTCGAGCGACCCGTCTTCGCGGATGTCGAAATACCGGAGCACGGCGCCGGTTTCCCGCGCCAACATCTGCCAGGGCACGATGTTGCTGTGGTGCTCCATGACCGACAGCAGGATTTCGTCGCCCGCCCCGACGTTCTTCCGGCCCCATGCGCTCGCCACGAGGTTGATGCCCTCGGTCGTATTCCGCACGAAGACCAGGCTGCGGGCCGGTACGTTGATGAATCGGGCGACCTTCTCGCGGGCGGCCTCGTAGGCGTTGGTCGCTTCCTCGCTGAGCGTGTGGAGTCCGCGGTGCACGTTGGCGTTCAGCCGCGTGTAGTAGTCGTCCAGGGCGTCGAGCACGGCCCGGGGTTTCTGCGACGTGGCGCTGTTGTCCAGGTAGACCAGCGGCTTGCCGTGCACCTTCCGGTCCAGGATGGGGAAATCCCCGCGGTAACGCAGGGCGTGTTCGTCTGACAGGCGGACCGCGTCATCCAGCTCGCGTGGCGTTTCTACCAGTGCTTCTTCCATGATTCCCCGACTGCGGCGATAACTGCTTGTGATAGCCGTCTGTGCCGGCCGTATGCGATCAGTAGTCTATGCCGAGCTCGAGCTTGGCGTCTTCGGTCATCATGTCGATATGCCAGGGCGGCTCCCAGACGATCTCGATCAGGGCGTCCGACACTTCGTCCAGGTCCTTTACCTTGGTTTCCACCTCGGCGGGCAGCGACTGGGCCGCCGGACAGTTCGGCGAAGTGAGCGTCATCTTGATGTTGGTCATGCCGTCCTGCTGAACGTCGATTTCGTAGATGAGTCCCATTTCGTAGATGTTGACCGGGATTTCGGGGTCGTAGCACGTCTTCAATACGTCCACAATCCGTTCTTTAACGGCATCCGTATCCATTCTTAAATCCCCTGTGCGCGTGTAGTGTATCCGCTTATCTATCCGTACGGCCCCGGGCCGTCGACAGATCCCGGATGGTGGATTCGAAGAGCGTATCCAGCGAGGTACGGACGGCGTCGATCCCGAGACGCCGGATCAGGTCGGCCGCGAACCCGTAGGTCAAGAGGTGACATGCGCTGTCATGGGACAGGCCGCGGGTCCGCAAGTAGAAGATCTGGTCTTCGTCAAGCTGGCCCACGGTGGCGCCGTGGGTGCATTTCACCTGGTCCGCGTAGATCTCGAGCTGAGGCTTGGTGTGTATCATCGCGTCAGACGAGAGCATCAGGTTCTTGTTCAGCTGCTTGGCGTCCGTTTCCTGGGCGTCCTGGTGGACAAACACCTTGCCGTTGAACACGCCGCGGGACCGCCCCTCGAGGATGCCCTTGTACACCTCGTAACTGTCGCAGTTCGGCACGGCGTGATCGATGGCGGTGTGGTTGTCCACGTGCTGGTCGCCCGCGACCAGGAACAGCCCGTTCATGCGCACCACCGCGTGCTCGCCTGAGAGCCGGGCGTTCGTATCGTTCCGGGTCAACGCGCCGCCCATGCTCATGTTGAAGGTGGAGATCCGGCCGTTCCCCTCCAGGTGGAGCTGGTTGGTGGACAGATGGGCGGCCCCCGCGCCTTCCCGGTTGATCCGGTAGTGTTCCACGTTACCGTCCCGCCCCACGGTGATTTCCGTAACGGCGTTGGTAAGGTATGCCTCGTCCGTCAAGCCGGAATAACTCTCGACCACCTTGAGGCTGGCCCCGTCGTCCGCCGTGATGAGCGTGCGCGGCTGCGTGGCCAGGGGGGCGCCAAGTCCGGTCGTTACGTAGTGCACGTGCACCGGGGTTTCCAGGGATCCGCCGCGCGGTACGTGGATGAACAGGCCGTTTTCGAAGAGGGCCGTGTTCAATGCCGTAAGCCCGGCAACTTCGTAATCGGCATAGCGCGCGAGGTGCGAATGGACGAGCTCCGGATGATCCGCGAGGGCGTCAGCAAGGCTGCTTACCACGACGCCCCGGGGCAATTCCGGCCCGTGCGACAACGCGGGCGCGTGCACGCCGTTTACGAAAACGATCCGGTGCCAGCCGTTCTGGCCGAATTCGTAAGGCGC
It includes:
- a CDS encoding cysteine desulfurase — translated: MEEALVETPRELDDAVRLSDEHALRYRGDFPILDRKVHGKPLVYLDNSATSQKPRAVLDALDDYYTRLNANVHRGLHTLSEEATNAYEAAREKVARFINVPARSLVFVRNTTEGINLVASAWGRKNVGAGDEILLSVMEHHSNIVPWQMLARETGAVLRYFDIREDGSLDMDQADDLITERTRIVSIAHMSNVLGTVNPIEAVVERAHDAGALVFVDAAQSVPHMPVDAARLGCDFFAFSGHKMCGPTGIGGLYGRQELLEAMEPYMGGGSMIDEVRLDGFTSADIPEKFEAGTPNIAHAIVFSDVVDYLSAVGMDQIHTHERALTDYTIERLEEIDGLTVYGHAPGRGGAISFNLDNMHPSDLSTVLDRHGIAIRAGHHCAQPLMRRLGTSYGATARASLYFYNTSDEIDTMIAAIHRARTLFGA
- a CDS encoding iron-sulfur cluster assembly protein → MDTDAVKERIVDVLKTCYDPEIPVNIYEMGLIYEIDVQQDGMTNIKMTLTSPNCPAAQSLPAEVETKVKDLDEVSDALIEIVWEPPWHIDMMTEDAKLELGIDY
- a CDS encoding phytanoyl-CoA dioxygenase family protein, giving the protein MSTDRYRIGVQDYIDYHREGFLVVRGLVSGAEVEDIRRHTEVLMQGRITIEGVDPPPPGLTSEQMGQHWLRIHMLHRKHALHERYLLQPRILDVLEALIGPDVLALQTMLFLKPPGREGQGFHQDSYYIPTYPDTLIGSWLAVDPADEENGCMMVIPGSHSEPIYPDEDKLGQNHTDGAIGDLRIIEGASATDESLNGLAPVAGKYAGREVAARMEPGDALFFHGHLLHRSHENRTGTRFRRAFVGHYCNARSWVPWNHGADFEGPTANHLHILARGNSHLPFALPKFGTPCDALSPRETALGMRPARMMGDMPASSVKGVMVPR
- a CDS encoding phytanoyl-CoA dioxygenase family protein, with translation MNPNHIGAEEVEFFQENGFLRIPGFFSKREIAELADALDKTVEEKRARILGGGGETDDDYNRVFNQMVNLWVDYEVIRKYSFDARLAEIARKISKCKRLVIYHDHGLIKPGGEQSKATNWHQDAPYWPMEQVGA
- the sufD gene encoding Fe-S cluster assembly protein SufD; amino-acid sequence: MTEALKQTADTRYTSFYDAYDRIRTMDAPLWLHRIRSDAMKRFRELGMPVARELSFPLKEDWIYTDLRQIADTSYQTGPGGPGVPGSPGSPGASGGPGGQVEAMLDEDALAPYEFGQNGWHRIVFVNGVHAPALSHGPELPRGVVVSSLADALADHPELVHSHLARYADYEVAGLTALNTALFENGLFIHVPRGGSLETPVHVHYVTTGLGAPLATQPRTLITADDGASLKVVESYSGLTDEAYLTNAVTEITVGRDGNVEHYRINREGAGAAHLSTNQLHLEGNGRISTFNMSMGGALTRNDTNARLSGEHAVVRMNGLFLVAGDQHVDNHTAIDHAVPNCDSYEVYKGILEGRSRGVFNGKVFVHQDAQETDAKQLNKNLMLSSDAMIHTKPQLEIYADQVKCTHGATVGQLDEDQIFYLRTRGLSHDSACHLLTYGFAADLIRRLGIDAVRTSLDTLFESTIRDLSTARGRTDR